In Niallia sp. FSL W8-0635, one genomic interval encodes:
- the licT gene encoding BglG family transcription antiterminator LicT has product MNVLKVINNNIVLSRNQDNQELVVMGKGLGFKKKVGDIIDESKIENMYLSSKEWSVNKLTQMLSSIPMEHIQVANEIISFAKVSLGKKLSENIFLTLTDHISYAIERYQNGMEIKNALLWEIKRFYNHEFLIGKEALSIVKNRLGVDLPEDEAGFIALHIVNAELDMGEVSRVSEIAKVIQNILNIVKYHFKIDLDEYSLNYERFITHLKFFFQRMFSGVKLDDAGTSSFIFMLKEKYTDEYACALKIREYIKKEFGRELEEDELIYLTIHIKRITSD; this is encoded by the coding sequence ATGAATGTATTAAAAGTGATAAATAATAATATTGTATTGTCTAGGAATCAGGATAATCAAGAGCTTGTCGTGATGGGTAAGGGGCTTGGTTTTAAGAAAAAGGTTGGAGACATTATTGATGAGTCTAAGATTGAGAATATGTATCTCAGTTCAAAAGAGTGGAGTGTCAATAAATTAACCCAAATGCTTTCCTCGATTCCGATGGAACATATTCAGGTAGCTAATGAAATCATTAGCTTTGCGAAAGTTTCCCTTGGGAAAAAATTAAGTGAGAATATCTTCTTAACATTAACTGATCATATCAGTTATGCGATTGAGCGCTATCAAAATGGAATGGAAATCAAGAATGCTCTTCTTTGGGAGATTAAACGATTTTATAATCATGAGTTCTTGATTGGAAAAGAAGCGTTATCGATTGTAAAAAACCGACTTGGGGTAGATTTGCCAGAAGATGAAGCAGGTTTTATTGCTTTGCATATCGTAAATGCTGAGCTTGATATGGGAGAAGTAAGCCGAGTTTCTGAAATAGCAAAAGTTATCCAAAATATCCTTAATATTGTGAAGTATCATTTCAAAATTGACTTAGATGAATATTCGCTTAATTATGAACGATTCATCACCCACTTGAAATTTTTCTTTCAACGAATGTTTAGTGGTGTTAAATTGGATGATGCAGGAACGTCAAGTTTCATTTTCATGCTGAAGGAAAAGTACACGGATGAGTACGCTTGTGCATTGAAAATTAGGGAGTACATTAAAAAGGAATTTGGAAGAGAACTAGAAGAAGATGAGTTAATCTATCTAACGATTCATATAAAAAGAATAACCAGTGATTAG
- a CDS encoding beta-glucoside-specific PTS transporter subunit IIABC has protein sequence MNYQELAKLIIDNVGGEGNVKSLTHCATRLRFNLMDDQKTNEKVLKSTPGVMGVVNKGGQYQVIIGSDVGNVYKEIISQTSISNDGDKGKEEDNRSVFAKVIDTITGIFTPILPAITAAGMLKAVLSVLVVFNVLTTESQSYQIINFMADAAFYFLPILLAASSAQKFKANMYLAMMVGGILLHPNFIAMVTAAKETGEAIKLIGLPISAVSYSSSVIPIILSVWFMSYIEPIADKISPKAIKFFSKPLITIFIVGTVSLVVLGPIGYLISDAISNGITVLESVSPWIVPLLVGTFSPLLVATGTHYGLVPIGINNRMTTGYDTVIYPGMLASNVSQGAAAIGVGIKTKDSTIKQLAFSSGLTGLFGITEPALYGINLRFKTPLYAAMIGGAVGGLFMGIFRVRNFSGGSPGLLTLPSYIGDNTLSFFYFACIGAAISIVVTFIATLILYKDPVVEETSESNESEKNPPSKLNISGATIVSPLQGKLNSLKQVDDGMFSEEILGQGVAIEPSEGTVISPVNGTVSALFDSKHAIGITSDDGIELLIHVGIDTVQLNGEGYEYSVQKGQRIQIGDKLIQFDLEGIKAKGYKTITPVVITNSAEVGDILTANDGPINLGEEIIKVMK, from the coding sequence ATGAACTATCAAGAGTTGGCCAAATTAATCATTGACAATGTTGGCGGTGAGGGAAATGTTAAGAGTTTGACTCACTGTGCTACACGTTTACGTTTTAATTTAATGGACGATCAAAAAACAAATGAAAAAGTTTTAAAAAGCACTCCAGGAGTAATGGGAGTAGTGAATAAAGGTGGTCAATATCAAGTCATTATTGGAAGTGATGTTGGTAATGTTTATAAAGAAATCATAAGCCAAACGAGTATTTCTAATGATGGGGATAAAGGAAAAGAAGAAGATAATCGTTCCGTTTTTGCGAAGGTAATTGATACAATTACAGGAATTTTCACTCCGATTCTTCCTGCGATTACAGCAGCAGGGATGTTAAAAGCTGTCCTATCTGTATTGGTAGTATTTAATGTTTTGACAACAGAAAGCCAAAGCTATCAAATTATAAATTTTATGGCTGATGCTGCCTTCTACTTTTTACCTATTTTACTAGCGGCATCTTCCGCACAAAAATTTAAAGCAAATATGTATTTAGCGATGATGGTTGGAGGAATTTTACTACATCCTAATTTCATTGCAATGGTTACTGCAGCGAAGGAAACTGGAGAAGCAATTAAACTGATCGGACTTCCGATTTCTGCAGTATCCTATTCTTCCTCAGTTATACCAATTATTCTTTCTGTATGGTTTATGTCCTATATTGAGCCTATTGCCGATAAAATTTCACCTAAGGCTATTAAGTTCTTTAGTAAACCATTGATTACGATTTTTATAGTGGGAACCGTTAGTTTAGTAGTTTTAGGACCTATTGGTTATTTAATTAGTGATGCTATATCAAATGGGATAACTGTATTAGAATCTGTTAGTCCATGGATTGTTCCATTGCTAGTTGGAACATTTAGTCCATTGCTTGTAGCAACAGGTACACACTACGGTCTTGTTCCAATTGGAATTAACAATCGTATGACAACAGGCTATGATACAGTGATTTATCCAGGAATGCTTGCTTCGAATGTGAGTCAAGGGGCTGCTGCAATTGGTGTTGGTATCAAAACAAAAGATAGTACAATTAAACAGTTAGCTTTTTCTTCAGGATTAACGGGACTGTTTGGTATTACAGAACCTGCTTTATATGGAATCAATTTGCGATTTAAGACACCTCTATATGCTGCAATGATAGGTGGTGCAGTCGGTGGACTGTTTATGGGGATTTTTAGAGTGCGAAACTTTTCTGGTGGTTCGCCAGGCCTTCTAACATTACCTAGTTATATTGGAGACAACACGCTAAGTTTCTTCTATTTTGCATGTATTGGAGCTGCTATTAGTATTGTGGTAACATTTATAGCAACTTTGATTTTATATAAAGATCCGGTTGTAGAAGAAACATCTGAATCAAACGAATCGGAGAAAAATCCACCTTCTAAATTAAATATTAGTGGAGCAACGATTGTATCACCATTGCAAGGGAAATTAAACAGCTTAAAGCAAGTAGATGATGGCATGTTTTCCGAAGAAATTTTAGGGCAAGGTGTAGCAATTGAACCATCGGAAGGTACGGTTATTTCTCCTGTAAATGGGACAGTAAGCGCATTGTTTGATTCCAAACACGCAATTGGTATTACGAGTGACGACGGTATCGAATTGTTAATTCATGTAGGGATAGATACGGTTCAACTGAATGGTGAAGGGTACGAGTATTCTGTTCAAAAAGGACAAAGAATTCAAATAGGTGACAAATTGATTCAATTTGATTTAGAAGGAATTAAAGCAAAAGGGTATAAGACAATTACCCCTGTAGTCATTACAAACTCTGCAGAAGTAGGCGATATTCTGACTGCAAATGATGGTCCAATTAATTTAGGCGAAGAAATCATAAAAGTAATGAAATAG
- a CDS encoding 6-phospho-beta-glucosidase, with protein MGFRKDFLWGGATAANQCEGGFDEGGRGLANVDVIPTGPDRRSIITGKKKMFAFEEGYFYPAKEAIDMYHYYKEDIALFGEMGFKTYRLSIAWSRIFPKGDEIEPNEEGLKFYEDLFKECHKYGIEPLVTITHFDCPMHLIEKYGGWRNRKLIDFYKHLCKVLFTRYKGLVKYWLTFNEINMILHAPFLGAGLCFEEGENEEQVKYQAAHHELVASAEATKIAHEIDPENKVGCMLAAASYYPYSCRPEDVWEAKKNDRGNYFFIDVQSKGAYPAYALKELARKGIEVEMTPKDLEVLKKHTVDFISFSYYASRVAAAEDSDVEKTAGNLFPTIKNPYLQSSQWGWQIDPLGLRITMNDLYDRYQKPLFIVENGLGAVDTPDELSYVEDDYRIDYLAAHIQAMKDAVDEDGVDLLGYTSWGCIDLVSAGTGEMKKRYGFIYVDRDNEGNGTLKRSKKKSFHWYKKVIASNGEDLSNQ; from the coding sequence ATGGGATTCAGAAAAGATTTTTTATGGGGCGGTGCGACCGCTGCGAATCAATGTGAAGGTGGATTTGATGAAGGTGGGAGAGGACTAGCGAATGTGGATGTGATTCCCACTGGCCCAGATCGTAGAAGTATTATTACTGGTAAAAAGAAAATGTTTGCTTTTGAGGAAGGCTATTTTTACCCAGCCAAAGAAGCAATTGATATGTATCATTATTATAAGGAAGATATTGCTTTATTCGGCGAAATGGGCTTTAAGACATATCGATTATCTATCGCGTGGAGCCGCATTTTTCCAAAAGGTGATGAAATAGAGCCGAATGAAGAAGGACTGAAATTTTACGAAGATTTATTTAAAGAATGTCATAAATATGGAATTGAACCTTTAGTAACCATTACCCACTTTGATTGTCCTATGCATTTAATTGAGAAGTATGGTGGTTGGCGAAATCGCAAGTTGATTGATTTTTATAAACACCTATGTAAAGTATTGTTTACTCGTTATAAAGGGTTGGTTAAATATTGGCTGACTTTCAATGAAATCAATATGATTCTCCATGCACCATTTCTTGGAGCAGGACTTTGTTTTGAAGAAGGGGAAAATGAAGAGCAAGTAAAATATCAAGCTGCTCACCATGAACTAGTAGCAAGTGCCGAAGCAACAAAAATCGCTCATGAAATTGATCCAGAGAATAAAGTAGGATGTATGCTAGCAGCAGCATCTTACTACCCTTATAGCTGCCGACCAGAAGATGTATGGGAAGCAAAGAAAAATGATAGAGGAAATTACTTTTTCATTGATGTCCAATCTAAAGGTGCTTATCCAGCTTATGCGTTAAAAGAACTAGCTAGGAAGGGAATTGAGGTGGAAATGACGCCTAAGGATTTAGAAGTCCTAAAAAAGCATACCGTTGATTTCATTTCGTTTTCTTATTATGCTTCACGTGTTGCGGCAGCAGAAGATTCTGATGTAGAAAAGACGGCAGGTAACTTGTTCCCGACGATAAAGAATCCATATCTTCAATCAAGTCAATGGGGATGGCAGATTGATCCTTTAGGTTTGCGAATTACAATGAATGACCTCTATGATCGCTATCAAAAACCACTGTTCATTGTGGAAAACGGGCTTGGTGCAGTGGATACACCAGATGAATTAAGTTATGTGGAAGATGATTATCGTATTGATTATTTAGCTGCACATATTCAAGCGATGAAAGATGCAGTGGACGAAGATGGTGTTGATCTTCTTGGATATACAAGCTGGGGATGTATCGACTTAGTATCAGCCGGTACTGGTGAAATGAAGAAACGTTATGGTTTTATCTATGTGGACCGTGACAATGAAGGGAATGGCACCCTAAAAAGGTCGAAGAAAAAGTCCTTTCATTGGTATAAGAAAGTGATTGCATCGAATGGGGAAGATTTATCGAATCAATAA